From Streptomyces cyaneogriseus subsp. noncyanogenus, the proteins below share one genomic window:
- a CDS encoding NTP pyrophosphohydrolase, translating to MDDLDGNASLLVIVDAANVVGSVPDGWWRDRPAAARRLRDRLAADGVPGRAGPVEIVLVVEGAARGVESAPGVRVEPAPGSGDDHMVELVARAGDRPVLVVTADRELRRRVTELGAEVAGPRTVRPV from the coding sequence ATGGACGACCTGGACGGCAACGCCTCTCTGCTCGTGATCGTCGACGCGGCCAACGTCGTCGGCTCGGTGCCGGACGGATGGTGGCGGGACCGGCCCGCGGCGGCCCGGCGGCTGCGGGACCGGCTGGCCGCCGACGGCGTGCCGGGGCGGGCGGGGCCGGTGGAGATCGTCCTCGTCGTCGAGGGTGCCGCGCGGGGGGTGGAGTCCGCGCCCGGCGTCCGGGTGGAGCCGGCGCCCGGCAGTGGTGACGACCACATGGTCGAGCTGGTCGCGCGGGCCGGCGACCGGCCCGTCCTGGTCGTCACGGCCGACCGCGAGCTGCGCCGCCGGGTGACGGAACTGGGCGCGGAGGTGGCCGGCCCCCGCACGGTCCGGCCGGTGTGA
- a CDS encoding LCP family protein has translation MTHSATPESRRARRDGGRSRRPQRGRRRRGRVVLLGLLVVVLAAAGGGYWLYRDLDGNIEGVDIDKAIGDDRPEKLPTSGQNILILGSDSRAGANAALKTGDVAGARSDTALVMHIPQGRTEAVAISIPRDTLVSRPACTKADGGEVGPAERVMFNSVYAQAGPACVVKTVEKMSGVRMDHYVEIDFAGFKGLVDAIGGVTVTVDQDIKDPSSGLDLTAGTHKLDGTESLAFVRTRHGVGDGSDLGRIGLQQQFMMALLSEIKRQDLLGSPTKTFKIADELTAALTTDSELASLTALAEFGRSLNGVDPSSMETIMLPVAYDTADPNRVVAAEPQATQLWKAIRTDSDIPESAKKSPAGG, from the coding sequence ATGACGCACAGCGCCACCCCCGAGTCCCGGCGTGCCCGCCGGGACGGCGGACGAAGCCGCAGGCCGCAGCGCGGCAGGAGGCGCCGGGGCCGCGTCGTCCTGCTGGGTCTCCTGGTCGTCGTACTGGCCGCGGCCGGAGGCGGCTACTGGCTCTACCGGGACCTCGACGGGAACATCGAGGGCGTCGACATCGACAAGGCGATCGGCGACGACCGCCCGGAGAAACTGCCCACTTCGGGACAGAACATCCTGATCCTCGGCTCCGACTCGCGCGCCGGCGCCAACGCCGCGCTGAAGACGGGCGACGTCGCCGGCGCCCGCTCCGACACCGCGCTGGTGATGCACATACCGCAGGGCCGCACCGAGGCTGTGGCGATCAGCATCCCGCGCGACACCCTGGTCTCCCGGCCCGCGTGCACCAAGGCGGACGGCGGCGAGGTGGGCCCGGCCGAGCGTGTGATGTTCAACTCGGTCTACGCGCAGGCCGGGCCCGCGTGCGTGGTCAAGACGGTGGAGAAGATGTCCGGGGTCCGCATGGACCACTACGTGGAGATCGACTTCGCCGGCTTCAAGGGGCTGGTGGACGCGATCGGCGGGGTCACGGTCACCGTGGACCAGGACATCAAGGACCCCTCCAGCGGCCTGGACCTGACCGCGGGCACCCACAAGCTGGACGGCACCGAGTCACTGGCCTTCGTACGCACCCGGCACGGCGTCGGCGACGGCAGCGACCTGGGGCGGATAGGTCTCCAGCAGCAGTTCATGATGGCGCTGCTGAGCGAGATCAAGCGGCAGGACCTGCTGGGCAGCCCCACCAAGACCTTCAAGATCGCCGACGAGCTCACCGCGGCGCTCACCACCGACTCCGAACTCGCCTCCCTCACCGCGCTGGCGGAGTTCGGCCGCAGCCTGAACGGCGTCGACCCGTCCTCCATGGAGACGATCATGCTCCCCGTCGCGTACGACACGGCCGACCCCAACCGGGTCGTGGCCGCCGAACCGCAGGCGACGCAGCTCTGGAAGGCGATCCGCACGGACTCCGACATCCCCGAGTCCGCCAAGAAGTCCCCCGCGGGCGGCTGA
- a CDS encoding endonuclease/exonuclease/phosphatase family protein, with the protein MTAAAALLGLAVAAAVVRTAGPATSTAPARTLTVATWNMCGVRQWNCADTGGQAAKRRGIEALATRSGARAVLLQEACAADVRAARTALGRTWHTAFHAYTWRDGAGRRTTVRCAGAGRGAAGVAILAAYPLSRVASLPARQPSVGLQRGILCASVAAHDVRLCNAHLSPAGSDLAHPGWELRDDQMRTLVSAVPRRRTVYGGDLNTAPPGPGGPSSWVWPSAPYTAHRECDQASGRSRAGRTTHTSGHKLDYLFTGLPRVRCAVRDTGVSDHRALLLGVRTG; encoded by the coding sequence GTGACCGCGGCGGCGGCCCTGCTGGGGCTCGCGGTCGCGGCGGCCGTGGTGCGGACCGCCGGGCCGGCCACATCCACGGCGCCCGCGCGCACCCTGACCGTCGCGACCTGGAACATGTGCGGTGTACGCCAGTGGAACTGCGCGGACACCGGCGGCCAGGCCGCCAAGCGGCGCGGGATCGAGGCGCTCGCCACCCGGTCCGGTGCGCGGGCGGTCCTCCTCCAGGAGGCGTGCGCGGCCGATGTGCGGGCGGCGCGCACGGCGCTGGGCCGGACCTGGCACACGGCGTTCCACGCCTACACCTGGCGGGACGGTGCCGGTCGCCGGACCACCGTGCGCTGTGCCGGAGCGGGCCGGGGAGCCGCCGGTGTCGCGATCCTCGCGGCGTACCCCTTGTCCCGCGTCGCCTCCCTGCCCGCGCGCCAGCCGTCGGTGGGGCTCCAGCGCGGCATCCTGTGCGCCTCGGTCGCCGCGCACGACGTCCGGCTGTGCAACGCCCATCTGAGCCCGGCCGGCAGTGATCTGGCCCATCCCGGCTGGGAGTTGCGCGACGACCAGATGAGGACCCTGGTCTCCGCCGTGCCACGGCGGCGCACCGTCTACGGGGGCGACCTGAACACGGCACCGCCGGGGCCCGGCGGTCCCAGCTCCTGGGTGTGGCCGTCCGCCCCCTACACCGCCCACCGGGAGTGCGACCAGGCGTCGGGGCGTTCCCGCGCGGGACGGACCACCCACACGTCCGGGCACAAGCTGGACTACCTCTTCACCGGGCTGCCCCGAGTCCGCTGCGCCGTGCGCGACACCGGTGTCTCCGACCACAGGGCGCTCCTGCTCGGGGTGCGCACCGGCTGA
- a CDS encoding bifunctional glycosyltransferase family 2 protein/CDP-glycerol:glycerophosphate glycerophosphotransferase → MYLAECLESIARQSFRDFEVILVDDGSTDASPRIAADFCAADPRFRLIRQESHGPGHARNTGLRATHPQAEFLAFVDGDDVIPEYAYELLTRTLRESDSDFVSGNVQMMNSTKKWQSPLHKGPMQKNRRGTHITRFEALIYDRTVWNKVFRRSFWDYHRIAFPEGVMYEDSWVNMYAHFRATKVDVVSDIVYYWRRREGGAAPSITQRHSELSNLRDRVAAVRSVSRFLAERRSRLYEDSKRKYDLACLKSDLMLHLKVLPDADEEYRLAFMEWANAFLDEADTSIIDELPADARVKWLLVREGRLAELLDVIEFERRGGPMPVQRRFHRYLNYPYLGDRTIGLDKKAYRLDKELSLHGALTGARWSTNGDLLTLTGTAYVRFINVHKRHMSVKAIALRNKKQGRMVITAAKTTYAPQATERSNQNRYCYDWAGFEARIDTTRLKRKGQWVEGTWDVAAGVLSRGLFRYRGIDRGGAGTAANPPYRYVDKNTRILPLFLQGKLKLRVEVVRCRITGHRIAGDQLELRGVYLGPKVPEWGKLRFTSMNGAGRHDAPAHFTPGGEGWCTFTAKVPLRALVPGYRADAQTGADIPKSWSMGSNGWKTTFHVEGRKMTMYPVMAQETPDGHYRMPGSLQTREGDREVVVHRNGSGYLVLFERATLPRAAYARWREDGSLEIHGRYLAADRLSPEEYRAAHLVVRSRAHGDERAVPLTWNGNAFSGRLTPAAMRTLAGDIPLAAGRWDFFLRRQDLSAVAREDRLEDLMVKIEQVVIGSFPQEYEANERRYELQAEAYDRLSLLVHSAMPDHARGPYRQKQLRTKAYPAARREKVRPAILFDAFKGTQYSDSPRALHEELVRRRVDLEHLWVVRDDQVQVPPTAKPVRMWSPEWYHALATSRYVVANNHLPDWFQKRDGQVVVQTWHGTPLKKIGHDIEAIHFADQRYLERVEKEVQNWDMLVSPNSFSTPILRRAFGFPGEMVECGYPRNDILRRPGTEQREREIRRRIGLPEGKRVVLYAPTWRDDQFYAPGKYKLDFRVDLEDARRRLGPDHVLMVRRHPNVVDPVPGAGDGFVFDVSDYPDMADLSLITDVMITDYSSLMFDYVNTGRPILFFTYDLDHYRDTLRGFYFDFENSAPGPLVSSSEELVTAIRDIERIQEAYAERYRWFQREFCDLDDGYAAARLADRMLVAGGDLAPEEATAPAVGTVDTRHAVRALTPIQWNAQRWFTPQRPPAAEEHAAAHLANAIPGQAPAGGGGAPTAQPQPQYAREPALGPQHHLQPAQLALLPQPYGRPAAAESPQGRAVEGVIV, encoded by the coding sequence ATGTATCTCGCCGAATGCCTGGAGTCGATCGCGCGCCAGTCGTTCCGTGACTTCGAGGTCATCCTCGTCGACGACGGCTCCACCGACGCCTCCCCGCGCATCGCGGCCGACTTCTGCGCCGCCGACCCGCGCTTCCGGCTCATCCGCCAGGAGTCGCACGGCCCCGGGCACGCCCGCAACACCGGCCTGCGCGCCACCCACCCGCAGGCGGAGTTCCTCGCCTTCGTCGACGGCGACGACGTCATCCCCGAGTACGCCTACGAACTGCTGACGCGCACGCTGCGGGAGTCCGACTCGGACTTCGTCTCGGGCAACGTGCAGATGATGAACTCCACCAAGAAGTGGCAGTCGCCCCTGCACAAGGGCCCCATGCAGAAGAACCGGCGCGGGACCCACATCACCCGGTTCGAGGCGCTGATCTACGACCGCACGGTCTGGAACAAGGTGTTCCGGCGGTCCTTCTGGGACTACCACCGCATCGCGTTCCCCGAGGGCGTCATGTACGAGGACTCCTGGGTCAACATGTACGCCCACTTCCGCGCCACCAAGGTCGACGTGGTCTCGGACATCGTCTACTACTGGCGCCGGCGGGAGGGCGGGGCCGCCCCGTCGATCACCCAGCGGCACAGCGAACTGTCCAACCTGCGCGACCGGGTGGCCGCGGTGCGGTCCGTCAGCCGCTTCCTCGCCGAACGGCGCTCGCGGCTGTACGAGGACAGCAAGCGCAAGTACGACCTGGCCTGCCTGAAGTCCGACCTGATGCTGCACCTGAAGGTGCTGCCCGACGCCGACGAGGAGTACCGGCTGGCCTTCATGGAGTGGGCCAACGCCTTCCTCGACGAGGCGGACACCTCCATCATCGACGAACTTCCCGCCGACGCCCGGGTCAAGTGGCTGCTGGTCCGCGAGGGCAGGCTCGCCGAACTGCTCGACGTCATCGAGTTCGAGCGCCGCGGCGGGCCGATGCCCGTCCAGCGGCGGTTCCACCGCTACCTGAACTACCCCTACCTCGGGGACCGGACGATCGGCCTCGACAAGAAGGCGTACCGGCTGGACAAGGAGCTCTCCCTGCACGGCGCGCTGACCGGCGCCCGGTGGAGCACCAACGGGGACCTGCTGACGCTGACCGGCACCGCCTACGTGCGCTTCATCAACGTGCACAAGCGGCACATGTCGGTGAAGGCGATCGCCCTGCGCAACAAGAAGCAGGGGCGGATGGTGATCACCGCGGCGAAGACCACCTATGCGCCGCAGGCCACCGAGCGGTCCAACCAGAATCGTTACTGCTACGACTGGGCCGGCTTCGAGGCCCGGATCGACACCACTCGCCTCAAGCGCAAGGGCCAGTGGGTCGAGGGCACCTGGGACGTGGCCGCCGGTGTCCTCAGCCGCGGGCTGTTCCGCTACCGCGGCATCGACCGGGGCGGCGCGGGCACCGCCGCCAACCCGCCGTACCGGTACGTCGACAAGAACACCCGCATCCTCCCGCTCTTCCTCCAGGGCAAGCTCAAGCTCCGCGTCGAGGTCGTGCGCTGCCGGATCACCGGGCACCGGATCGCCGGCGACCAGCTCGAACTGCGCGGCGTCTACCTCGGGCCCAAGGTGCCCGAGTGGGGCAAGCTGCGCTTCACCAGCATGAACGGCGCCGGCCGGCACGACGCTCCGGCGCACTTCACGCCCGGCGGCGAGGGCTGGTGCACCTTCACGGCCAAGGTCCCGCTGCGCGCCCTGGTGCCCGGCTACCGGGCGGACGCCCAGACGGGCGCCGACATCCCCAAGTCGTGGAGCATGGGCAGCAACGGCTGGAAGACCACCTTCCATGTCGAGGGCCGCAAGATGACCATGTATCCGGTCATGGCCCAGGAGACCCCGGACGGGCACTACCGCATGCCCGGCTCGCTCCAGACCCGGGAGGGCGACCGCGAGGTCGTCGTCCACCGCAACGGCTCCGGCTACCTCGTCCTCTTCGAACGCGCGACCCTGCCCCGGGCCGCCTACGCCCGGTGGCGGGAGGACGGCTCGCTGGAGATCCACGGCCGCTACCTGGCCGCGGACCGCCTGTCCCCCGAGGAGTACCGGGCCGCGCACCTGGTGGTGCGCTCCCGCGCGCACGGGGACGAACGCGCCGTCCCGCTGACCTGGAACGGCAACGCGTTCTCCGGCCGGCTGACCCCCGCCGCCATGCGCACGCTGGCCGGCGACATCCCGCTGGCGGCCGGGCGCTGGGACTTCTTCCTGCGCCGCCAGGACCTCTCGGCCGTCGCCCGCGAGGACCGCCTCGAAGACCTCATGGTGAAGATCGAGCAGGTCGTCATCGGCTCCTTCCCGCAGGAGTACGAGGCGAACGAGCGCCGCTACGAACTCCAGGCCGAGGCGTACGACCGGCTGTCCCTGCTGGTGCACTCGGCCATGCCGGACCACGCCCGCGGCCCCTACCGGCAGAAGCAGCTGCGCACCAAGGCGTACCCGGCCGCCCGCCGCGAGAAGGTCCGCCCCGCGATCCTCTTCGACGCCTTCAAGGGCACCCAGTACTCCGACAGCCCCCGCGCGCTCCACGAGGAACTGGTGCGGCGGCGCGTCGACCTGGAGCACCTGTGGGTCGTGCGCGACGACCAGGTCCAGGTGCCGCCCACGGCGAAGCCGGTGCGCATGTGGTCGCCCGAGTGGTACCACGCCCTCGCCACCAGCCGTTACGTCGTCGCCAACAACCACCTTCCCGACTGGTTCCAGAAGCGGGACGGGCAGGTCGTCGTCCAGACCTGGCACGGCACCCCGCTGAAGAAGATCGGCCACGACATCGAGGCCATCCACTTCGCCGACCAGCGGTACCTGGAGCGGGTGGAGAAGGAGGTGCAGAACTGGGACATGCTGGTGTCGCCCAACAGCTTCTCCACCCCGATCCTCCGGCGCGCCTTCGGCTTCCCCGGCGAGATGGTCGAGTGCGGCTACCCGCGCAACGACATCCTGCGCCGCCCGGGGACGGAACAGCGCGAGCGCGAGATCCGGCGCCGGATCGGCCTGCCGGAGGGCAAGCGTGTCGTGCTGTACGCCCCCACCTGGCGCGACGACCAGTTCTACGCGCCCGGCAAGTACAAGCTCGACTTCCGCGTCGACCTCGAGGACGCGCGGCGCCGCCTGGGCCCCGACCACGTGCTCATGGTCCGCCGCCACCCCAACGTGGTGGACCCGGTTCCGGGCGCCGGCGACGGCTTCGTCTTCGACGTCTCCGACTACCCCGACATGGCCGATCTGTCCCTGATCACCGATGTGATGATCACGGACTACTCGTCCCTGATGTTCGACTACGTCAACACCGGCCGCCCCATCCTCTTCTTCACCTACGACCTGGACCACTACCGCGACACGCTGCGCGGCTTCTACTTCGACTTCGAGAACAGCGCGCCCGGGCCGCTGGTGTCCAGCTCCGAGGAGCTGGTGACGGCCATCCGGGACATCGAGCGGATCCAGGAGGCCTACGCCGAGCGCTACCGCTGGTTCCAGCGCGAGTTCTGCGACCTGGACGACGGGTACGCCGCCGCGCGGCTCGCCGACCGCATGCTGGTCGCCGGGGGCGACCTCGCGCCCGAGGAGGCCACGGCCCCGGCGGTCGGCACCGTCGACACCCGGCACGCCGTACGCGCGCTCACCCCGATCCAGTGGAACGCCCAGCGCTGGTTCACCCCGCAGCGGCCCCCGGCGGCGGAGGAACACGCCGCCGCCCACCTGGCGAACGCGATCCCCGGGCAGGCGCCCGCCGGGGGCGGCGGCGCCCCGACCGCGCAGCCGCAGCCGCAGTACGCCCGGGAGCCGGCCCTCGGGCCGCAGCACCACCTCCAGCCGGCGCAGCTGGCCCTGCTTCCGCAGCCGTACGGCCGGCCGGCGGCGGCCGAGTCGCCGCAGGGCAGGGCGGTCGAGGGCGTGATCGTATGA